In Synechococcus sp. HK05, one DNA window encodes the following:
- a CDS encoding type II toxin-antitoxin system VapB family antitoxin → MGMNIKDPEVHAMARQLAAWRGTTVTNAVRQALSAELERSQAADAARQDNLQALLERFRRLHWPEGVSGKEAQDALYDDQGLPV, encoded by the coding sequence ATGGGGATGAACATCAAAGATCCCGAAGTTCACGCGATGGCCCGGCAGCTGGCCGCATGGCGGGGCACCACCGTGACCAATGCGGTGCGGCAAGCCCTCAGCGCCGAACTGGAGCGCAGCCAGGCCGCCGATGCCGCCCGGCAGGACAACCTCCAGGCTCTGCTGGAACGCTTCCGTAGGCTGCACTGGCCGGAGGGAGTGAGCGGCAAGGAAGCGCAGGACGCGCTCTACGACGATCAGGGGCTACCGGTGTGA
- a CDS encoding PIN domain-containing protein — protein sequence MRPTELVAVPLPVLCELVWVLKRVYRFAAADCVAAIEALLATRIVVTDCPAARAGLRLLSAGGDFADAVIAFSGRRVGGERFVSFDRRTVQLLADLGEPAELLE from the coding sequence GTGCGCCCAACCGAGTTGGTGGCGGTGCCGCTGCCGGTGCTCTGCGAGCTGGTTTGGGTGCTGAAGCGGGTGTATCGCTTTGCCGCAGCTGATTGCGTGGCTGCGATCGAGGCCCTGCTGGCCACGCGGATTGTGGTCACCGATTGCCCGGCTGCCAGGGCTGGCCTCAGGTTGCTGTCGGCCGGCGGCGATTTTGCTGATGCCGTAATCGCCTTCAGCGGCCGCCGTGTCGGCGGAGAGCGCTTCGTGAGCTTCGATCGCCGCACCGTTCAGTTGCTGGCGGATCTGGGTGAGCCGGCCGAGCTGCTCGAATGA
- the cysE gene encoding serine O-acetyltransferase, with protein sequence MLNALRADLAIIKERDPAARGVLEILCCYPGLHALTLHRVSHQLWRLRWPLTPLLARILSQLGRWLTGIEIHPGAQIGRGVFIDHGMGVVIGETSVIGDNCLLYQGVTLGGTGKAHGKRHPTLKHNVVVGAGAKVLGAIQVGANTRIGAGSVVLRDVAPDSTVVGIPGRVIHQSGVRIDPLAHSALPDAEARVIRNLMERIDQLEGELARTQACLRELAAGQPLLEPCRGAAQNLKDREILEFLGDEQQRP encoded by the coding sequence ATGCTCAACGCCCTGCGCGCCGACCTGGCGATCATCAAGGAGCGCGATCCGGCGGCCCGTGGGGTCCTGGAGATTCTGTGCTGCTATCCGGGGCTGCACGCTCTGACGCTGCATCGCGTGAGCCACCAGCTCTGGCGGCTCCGCTGGCCGTTGACGCCTCTGCTGGCGCGAATTCTCAGCCAATTGGGTCGCTGGCTCACGGGTATCGAAATCCATCCCGGTGCTCAAATTGGCCGAGGTGTCTTCATCGATCACGGCATGGGCGTGGTGATTGGTGAAACAAGCGTGATCGGTGACAACTGCTTGCTGTACCAGGGGGTGACCTTGGGCGGCACTGGCAAGGCCCATGGCAAACGCCACCCGACCCTCAAGCACAACGTCGTGGTTGGGGCTGGTGCGAAGGTGCTGGGAGCTATTCAGGTGGGTGCTAACACGCGGATCGGCGCCGGCTCGGTGGTCCTTCGCGATGTCGCGCCTGACAGCACCGTGGTGGGCATCCCGGGGCGAGTGATTCACCAGAGCGGTGTGCGCATCGATCCGCTGGCCCACTCCGCGTTGCCGGATGCGGAGGCGCGCGTGATCCGCAACCTGATGGAGCGCATCGATCAATTGGAGGGGGAGCTCGCCCGCACGCAGGCGTGCCTGCGGGAATTGGCGGCGGGCCAGCCGCTGCTGGAACCCTGCCGCGGAGCGGCCCAGAACCTCAAAGACCGTGAGATTCTGGAATTTCTCGGCGACGAGCAACAGCGTCCATGA
- a CDS encoding GNAT family N-acetyltransferase → MSAAPIQLICHRRGAWRLRRAPGQLQQLQRLLDAHSFWARGRSKRELSRMLAGSQAVISAWQGSRLVGFGRATSDGVFRAVLWDVVVAGDQQGRGLGRRIVEALLQEPALQEVERTYLMTTNSAGFYEQLGFTAVDSQRLMLRQQ, encoded by the coding sequence TTGAGCGCCGCGCCGATTCAGCTGATCTGCCACCGCCGCGGTGCCTGGCGCCTCCGGCGTGCGCCGGGTCAGCTGCAGCAGCTGCAGCGCCTGCTCGATGCCCATAGCTTCTGGGCCAGGGGCCGCTCCAAACGCGAGCTGAGCCGAATGCTGGCCGGCAGCCAGGCGGTGATCAGCGCCTGGCAAGGCTCGCGCCTGGTGGGCTTCGGCCGCGCCACCAGCGATGGTGTGTTCCGCGCCGTGCTCTGGGATGTGGTGGTGGCCGGCGATCAACAGGGCCGCGGGCTTGGCCGACGAATCGTGGAAGCCTTGCTTCAGGAACCGGCGCTGCAGGAGGTGGAGCGCACCTATCTGATGACCACCAACAGCGCCGGCTTCTATGAACAGCTCGGCTTTACAGCCGTAGATAGCCAGCGGCTGATGCTGCGACAGCAGTAG
- a CDS encoding dienelactone hydrolase family protein — protein sequence MTKAIQANHTEVITPEGAMPAWWARPEAPRAGVLVLPEVFGVNGWVRSVADRLAEQGYASLAISTFWRTAPRLEAGYDEAGLLLGRQHRDQVRAEQLRADVMAAAAWMQQSHSADGLGEKPLGCVGFCFGGHLAMLAATLPVIAATCDFYGARVSTDRPGGGAPTLTDVPQIPGRLWCFCGDQDPLMPPEELSAIEQALAAAPGNRHRFVRAPGAGHGYMCEARADFNAEASAAGWAAMLELFGETL from the coding sequence GTGACGAAAGCGATTCAGGCGAACCACACCGAAGTGATCACCCCCGAGGGCGCCATGCCCGCCTGGTGGGCGCGCCCCGAGGCCCCGAGAGCGGGTGTGCTGGTGCTGCCCGAGGTGTTCGGCGTGAACGGCTGGGTGCGCAGCGTGGCCGACCGCCTGGCGGAGCAGGGCTATGCGTCTCTCGCCATCAGCACCTTCTGGCGCACGGCGCCTCGGCTGGAAGCCGGCTACGACGAGGCCGGTTTGCTGCTGGGCCGGCAGCACCGCGATCAAGTGCGGGCCGAACAGCTGCGCGCCGATGTGATGGCGGCGGCGGCCTGGATGCAGCAAAGCCACAGCGCTGATGGGTTGGGAGAGAAGCCCCTGGGTTGCGTGGGCTTCTGCTTTGGCGGCCACCTGGCGATGCTCGCTGCCACCCTGCCGGTGATTGCCGCCACGTGTGATTTCTATGGCGCTCGCGTCTCCACCGATCGCCCCGGCGGCGGTGCGCCCACGCTTACCGATGTGCCGCAGATTCCCGGCAGGCTGTGGTGCTTCTGCGGCGATCAGGATCCACTCATGCCCCCGGAAGAGCTCAGCGCGATCGAGCAGGCTCTGGCGGCCGCACCAGGCAACCGACACCGTTTTGTGCGGGCCCCGGGCGCCGGCCACGGCTACATGTGCGAAGCCCGCGCCGACTTCAACGCCGAAGCCTCAGCCGCCGGTTGGGCGGCGATGCTCGAGCTGTTTGGTGAAACGCTCTGA
- a CDS encoding ABC transporter ATP-binding protein, whose amino-acid sequence MTAAIALQAEDLGKCYRIFPSPRARLAQGLWGERRQLYQEKWALRGVSFALPAGQTLGVVGRNGSGKSTLLQLLCGTLTPSEGTVHRQGRVAGLLELGSGFNPEFSGIENVFLNASLLGLSQQQTEDKLDAILAFADIGDYVHQPVKTYSSGMALRLAFAVQASIDPDILIVDEALAVGDELFQKKCFARLSQLKASGTSILLVTHSCAQIIQHCDQALLLHRGQAQLMGQPSLVTTTYQQLANAPDAEWAAVIRRKREQLQQQGAATAAGAASQVHQSCSPSGGTEAMEPGLLVPSSREVYASEGVEILGVSIETPDGRPRNQIPFRAAFQLRFRYAAALSSSAQALRCGCYIASTQGLRITGQVFPLPGDAFVAEPGQCWEVLFSFGGGLIPGVYFVGGGVWRNDQPGHFLHRVVDHTAFRVLASPEVGGAGLCDLATAPPELIRQLAAPPPAGT is encoded by the coding sequence ATGACAGCAGCGATCGCCCTGCAGGCTGAGGATTTGGGGAAGTGCTACAGGATCTTTCCCTCACCGCGCGCCCGGTTGGCCCAGGGTCTTTGGGGTGAGCGGCGGCAGCTGTATCAGGAGAAATGGGCGCTCCGGGGTGTGAGCTTTGCTTTGCCGGCTGGTCAGACCCTGGGGGTTGTGGGGCGTAATGGTTCGGGGAAGAGCACCCTGCTGCAGCTGTTGTGTGGCACCCTCACCCCCAGCGAGGGCACGGTGCATCGCCAAGGACGGGTGGCGGGACTGCTGGAGCTGGGCAGCGGCTTCAACCCGGAGTTCAGCGGTATTGAAAATGTGTTTTTGAATGCCTCCCTGCTGGGGCTCAGTCAGCAACAAACTGAAGACAAGCTCGACGCCATCCTGGCGTTTGCAGATATCGGCGACTATGTGCACCAACCCGTGAAGACCTATTCCAGTGGAATGGCGCTTCGCCTGGCGTTTGCGGTGCAGGCCAGCATTGATCCCGACATCCTGATCGTGGATGAAGCCCTGGCGGTGGGTGATGAACTGTTCCAGAAGAAGTGTTTTGCGCGCCTGAGCCAGCTCAAGGCCTCGGGCACCTCGATCTTGCTGGTGACCCACAGCTGCGCCCAGATCATCCAGCACTGTGATCAGGCGCTGCTGTTGCATCGCGGCCAAGCCCAGCTGATGGGGCAACCCTCGCTGGTGACCACCACCTATCAGCAGTTGGCGAATGCACCGGATGCGGAGTGGGCAGCGGTGATCCGTCGTAAACGAGAGCAGCTGCAACAGCAGGGCGCTGCAACGGCAGCGGGGGCGGCATCGCAGGTGCACCAGAGCTGCAGCCCCAGCGGCGGCACGGAGGCGATGGAGCCTGGATTGCTGGTGCCCAGCAGCCGTGAGGTGTATGCGAGCGAGGGTGTGGAGATCCTCGGTGTGAGCATCGAAACCCCGGATGGCCGGCCCCGCAATCAGATTCCGTTTCGCGCAGCCTTTCAGCTGCGCTTTCGCTACGCCGCGGCCCTCAGCAGTTCGGCCCAGGCCCTGCGCTGCGGTTGCTACATCGCCAGCACGCAAGGCCTCAGGATCACCGGGCAGGTGTTTCCATTACCCGGCGACGCCTTTGTCGCTGAACCTGGCCAGTGCTGGGAGGTGTTGTTCAGCTTTGGTGGGGGTCTCATCCCCGGCGTGTATTTCGTTGGCGGTGGTGTGTGGCGCAACGATCAACCCGGCCACTTCTTGCATCGGGTGGTGGACCACACCGCGTTTCGCGTGTTGGCGAGCCCTGAAGTGGGTGGGGCGGGGCTCTGCGATCTCGCAACAGCCCCGCCCGAGTTGATCAGGCAGCTTGCGGCGCCGCCGCCGGCTGGAACATGA
- a CDS encoding ATP-binding protein, with protein sequence MDGNIPEGLQRLLRQKLIDAVQRPLPQLTRRDTWIPRIPGKTLAVIGMRRSGKTSLLWQEVGERLAAGAERAWLPLVSFEDERLLAQSPGVELLDHLLETFFQLQPQLRIGQPRGCLFLDEIQRIPGWEGFVRRVMDTEPIDVVVSGSSAEMLSSEIASSLRGRAVEAVVFPFSFRECLRHAGLEPQQPSSHWSSAERSQLAHQLELYLHRGGFPELQQADDRSCWLLLSSYVDSTVLRDVIERHAIRQPLALQWLVRQLLSHGGGGFSLNRLHGALKSQGLAISREHLAELVDHLESAFLIRCLSVVGGSLRRRMTLPRKVYPIDPGLLPLYELDGRSNLGHALETVVLLELLRQGAEVGYVRTSDGFEVDFHARFPDGRRELIKVCADLSDGATRRRELRSLQQALQEPIGAAAQARVIALDRAQPSGEWPEAVSWNSALEWLLQA encoded by the coding sequence ATGGACGGCAATATCCCGGAGGGCCTGCAGCGGCTGCTGCGCCAGAAGCTGATCGACGCCGTGCAGCGGCCGCTCCCCCAGCTCACCCGCCGCGACACCTGGATTCCCCGCATTCCCGGCAAAACCCTCGCCGTGATCGGCATGCGCCGCAGCGGCAAAACGTCGCTGCTCTGGCAGGAGGTAGGTGAACGCCTCGCCGCCGGCGCTGAACGGGCCTGGTTGCCCTTGGTGTCGTTTGAAGACGAGCGCCTCCTGGCCCAGTCGCCAGGGGTGGAGCTGCTCGACCACCTGCTGGAAACCTTCTTTCAGCTGCAGCCGCAGTTGCGCATCGGGCAGCCGAGGGGCTGCCTGTTTCTCGATGAGATCCAGCGCATTCCCGGCTGGGAGGGTTTCGTGCGCCGCGTGATGGATACCGAGCCCATCGACGTGGTGGTGAGCGGTTCCTCCGCGGAGATGCTCTCCAGCGAGATCGCCAGCAGCCTGCGGGGCCGGGCTGTGGAGGCTGTCGTGTTCCCGTTCAGTTTTCGCGAGTGCCTGCGCCATGCCGGCCTGGAGCCCCAGCAGCCGAGCAGCCATTGGAGCAGTGCCGAACGCTCCCAGCTGGCCCATCAGCTGGAGCTCTATCTCCACCGTGGCGGCTTTCCGGAGCTGCAGCAGGCCGATGACCGCAGCTGCTGGCTTCTGCTGAGCAGTTATGTGGATAGCACGGTGCTGCGCGATGTGATCGAGCGCCATGCCATCCGCCAACCCCTAGCGTTGCAATGGCTGGTACGGCAGCTGCTCAGCCACGGCGGCGGCGGCTTCAGCCTCAATCGCCTGCATGGTGCCCTGAAAAGCCAGGGTCTCGCCATCAGCCGTGAACACCTGGCAGAGCTGGTGGATCACCTGGAAAGCGCCTTCCTGATCCGCTGTCTCTCCGTGGTGGGTGGCTCTCTGCGCCGCCGGATGACCCTGCCGCGCAAGGTGTATCCGATTGATCCGGGCCTGTTGCCCCTCTATGAGCTGGATGGGCGCAGCAATCTCGGCCATGCCCTGGAGACCGTGGTGTTGCTGGAGCTGCTGCGCCAGGGCGCCGAGGTGGGTTATGTGCGCACCAGCGATGGCTTCGAGGTGGATTTCCATGCCCGCTTCCCGGATGGCCGCCGCGAGCTGATCAAGGTGTGCGCGGATCTCAGCGATGGCGCCACCCGTCGGCGGGAGCTGCGTTCCTTGCAGCAGGCCCTGCAGGAGCCGATCGGTGCGGCGGCCCAGGCCCGGGTGATCGCCCTGGATCGGGCCCAGCCCAGTGGTGAGTGGCCGGAAGCGGTGAGCTGGAACTCAGCGCTCGAATGGCTGCTGCAGGCGTGA
- a CDS encoding ABC transporter permease: MKAWGLAPLWLRRLHQHRILLWRLTQREVVGRYRGSLLGWGWSLLNPLLMLAVYTFVFSTVFKARWPDLEQAGPLGFAINLFAGLIVFNLAAECVGKAPTLVLSEPSYVTKVVFPLEVLSAVAVGAAGFHACTSLVVLGLFEWMAVGAIPVTALWLPLVWLPLVLGCLGVCWLLSALGVFLRDLPQVVSVGLSMLMFLSAIFYPLSALPERWQPWLRVNPLVPVIEQTRRVLVRGEQPEILFVLLGVPLALLGCELGFRLFLKARRGFADVM, encoded by the coding sequence ATGAAGGCCTGGGGTCTGGCGCCGTTGTGGCTGCGTCGTTTGCATCAGCACCGCATCCTGCTCTGGCGGCTCACCCAGCGGGAGGTGGTGGGTCGCTATCGGGGTTCCCTGCTGGGCTGGGGCTGGAGCTTGCTCAACCCCTTGCTGATGTTGGCGGTGTACACGTTTGTGTTCTCCACGGTGTTCAAAGCCCGTTGGCCGGATCTGGAGCAGGCGGGGCCACTGGGTTTTGCGATCAATTTGTTCGCCGGGTTGATCGTGTTCAACCTGGCGGCGGAGTGCGTGGGCAAGGCCCCCACGCTCGTGCTCAGTGAGCCGAGTTATGTCACCAAGGTGGTGTTTCCACTTGAGGTGTTGAGCGCTGTTGCGGTTGGTGCGGCTGGGTTTCACGCGTGCACCAGTTTGGTGGTGCTGGGGCTGTTCGAATGGATGGCTGTGGGCGCCATTCCGGTCACGGCGCTCTGGCTGCCACTGGTTTGGCTGCCGCTCGTGCTGGGCTGTTTGGGGGTGTGTTGGTTGCTCTCAGCCCTTGGGGTGTTTCTGCGGGATTTGCCGCAGGTGGTGAGTGTGGGGCTCAGTATGTTGATGTTTCTCAGTGCGATTTTTTATCCGCTGTCGGCATTGCCAGAGCGTTGGCAGCCCTGGCTGCGGGTGAACCCCCTGGTGCCTGTGATTGAGCAAACGCGGCGGGTCCTGGTGCGGGGTGAACAGCCTGAGATCCTGTTTGTGCTGTTAGGCGTTCCGCTGGCGCTGCTGGGCTGCGAGCTGGGGTTTCGCTTGTTTCTGAAAGCCCGGCGTGGTTTTGCGGATGTGATGTAG
- a CDS encoding type II toxin-antitoxin system VapC family toxin, producing MVDTSALVAILKVEPDAAELLRRLGESRTNRIATATLLEAQMVVISQLGDAGLAELELLLSRAQVQPIPFDANQLHWALHGWRHYGRGHHKAALNLGDCFSYGLAKALDAPLLFKGEDFRYTDVKVAR from the coding sequence GTGGTCGACACCTCGGCACTGGTGGCGATCCTGAAGGTGGAGCCTGATGCAGCAGAACTGCTCCGCCGCCTGGGCGAGAGCCGAACCAATCGCATCGCCACCGCCACCCTGCTGGAAGCCCAGATGGTGGTGATCAGCCAGCTGGGTGATGCCGGATTGGCCGAGCTGGAACTGCTGCTCAGCCGGGCGCAGGTCCAACCCATCCCCTTCGATGCCAACCAGCTGCACTGGGCCCTGCACGGCTGGCGCCACTACGGCCGAGGGCACCACAAGGCTGCGTTGAACCTGGGCGACTGCTTCAGCTACGGGCTGGCCAAGGCGCTTGATGCACCGCTCCTGTTCAAGGGCGAGGATTTCCGATACACCGATGTGAAGGTGGCCCGTTGA
- the secA gene encoding preprotein translocase subunit SecA, protein MLKLLLGDPNARKLKRYQPIVSDINLLEEEVAPLSDDELRGLTTEFRGKLAALQLECQNRGLSLEATLERERKLLDELLPQAFAVVREAGKRVLGMRHFDVQLIGGMVLHDGQIAEMKTGEGKTLVATLPAYLNALTGRGVHVVTVNDYLARRDAEWMGQVHRFLGLSVGLIQQDMDPATRRQNYGCDITYATNSELGFDYLRDNMAADIAEVVQREFHYCVIDEVDSILIDEARTPLIISGQVERPQEKYQRAAEVAAALVRAAELGKDGIDPEGDYEVDEKQRNCTLTDEGYAKAEQLLGVSDLFDPQDPWAHYINNALKAKELFVKDVNYIVRGSDAVIVDEFTGRVMPGRRWSDGQHQAIEAKEGLPIQPETQTLASITYQNFFLLYPRLAGMTGTAKTEEVEFEKTYKLEVTIVPTNRVRSRADWTDQVYKNETAKWRAVALETAEVHKTGRPVLVGTTSVEKSELLSALLAEQAIPHNLLNAKPENVEREAEIVAQAGRAGAVTIATNMAGRGTDIILGGNADYMARLKLREVLLPRLVRPEEGHKPPVPLQRAPEAAPGFGAASSAAAAKAPSEARAIGALYPCALSDATEHSLSELAHDLVKAWGDRQLTVLELEDKIAQAAEKAPTDDAQIQALRSLIARVKAEYEAVTGTEDEQVREAGGLHVIGTERHESRRVDNQLRGRAGRQGDPGSTRFFLSLEDNLLRIFGGDRVAGLMNAFRVEEDMPIESGMLTRSLEGAQKKVETYYYDIRKQVFEYDEVMNNQRKAVYAERRRVLEGRELKQQVVGYGERTMTDIVEAYVNPDLPPEEWDLDRLVSKVQEFVYLLEDLKPDQLRGLSVEELKAFLQEQLRNAYDIKEGQIEQQRPGLMREAERFFILQQIDTLWREHLQAMDALRESVGLRGYGQKDPLIEYKNEGYDMFLEMMTQMRRNVIYSMFMFQPAAAPQAA, encoded by the coding sequence ATGCTCAAGCTGCTGCTGGGTGATCCCAATGCCCGCAAGCTGAAGCGCTATCAGCCGATCGTTTCCGATATCAATCTGCTCGAAGAGGAGGTGGCCCCCCTCTCCGACGACGAGCTGCGTGGCCTCACCACTGAATTCCGCGGCAAGCTCGCTGCCTTGCAGCTGGAGTGCCAAAACCGCGGCCTGAGCCTCGAAGCCACGCTCGAACGCGAGCGAAAACTGCTCGATGAGCTGCTGCCTCAGGCCTTCGCCGTGGTGCGCGAAGCCGGCAAGCGCGTGCTCGGTATGCGCCACTTCGATGTGCAGCTGATTGGCGGCATGGTGCTGCACGACGGCCAGATCGCTGAGATGAAAACCGGCGAGGGCAAAACCCTCGTGGCCACCCTGCCCGCCTACCTCAACGCCCTCACCGGCCGCGGTGTGCACGTGGTGACGGTGAACGACTACCTCGCCCGCCGCGACGCGGAGTGGATGGGGCAGGTGCACCGCTTCCTGGGCCTCTCGGTGGGCTTGATCCAGCAAGACATGGATCCCGCCACCCGCCGCCAGAACTATGGCTGCGACATCACCTACGCCACCAACTCAGAGCTCGGGTTCGACTACCTGCGCGACAACATGGCGGCGGACATCGCCGAGGTGGTGCAGCGCGAGTTCCACTACTGCGTGATCGACGAAGTCGACTCGATCCTGATCGACGAAGCCCGCACGCCGCTGATCATCTCCGGCCAGGTGGAGCGTCCCCAGGAGAAGTATCAGAGGGCCGCTGAGGTGGCCGCCGCCCTGGTGCGCGCCGCTGAACTCGGCAAAGACGGCATCGACCCCGAGGGCGACTACGAAGTTGACGAGAAGCAGCGCAACTGCACCCTTACCGATGAGGGCTACGCCAAGGCCGAGCAGCTGCTCGGGGTGAGCGATCTGTTTGATCCCCAGGATCCCTGGGCGCACTACATCAACAACGCGCTCAAGGCGAAGGAACTCTTCGTGAAAGACGTGAACTACATCGTGCGCGGCAGCGATGCCGTGATCGTGGATGAGTTCACCGGCCGCGTGATGCCCGGTCGCCGCTGGAGCGATGGCCAGCACCAGGCGATCGAGGCCAAGGAGGGTCTGCCGATTCAGCCCGAAACCCAGACGCTCGCCTCGATCACCTACCAGAACTTCTTCCTGCTTTACCCGCGCCTGGCCGGCATGACCGGCACCGCCAAAACGGAAGAAGTGGAGTTCGAGAAGACCTACAAGCTCGAGGTCACCATTGTTCCCACCAACCGCGTGCGTTCCCGCGCCGATTGGACCGATCAGGTGTACAAGAACGAAACCGCCAAATGGCGCGCCGTGGCCCTGGAAACGGCCGAGGTGCACAAAACCGGCCGGCCGGTGCTGGTGGGCACCACCAGCGTGGAGAAATCGGAGTTGCTGAGCGCCCTGCTGGCTGAGCAGGCGATTCCCCACAACCTGCTCAACGCCAAGCCCGAGAACGTGGAGCGGGAGGCCGAGATCGTGGCCCAGGCCGGCCGCGCCGGCGCTGTGACCATCGCCACCAACATGGCCGGCCGCGGGACGGACATCATCCTGGGCGGCAACGCCGACTACATGGCCCGCCTCAAGCTGCGCGAGGTGCTGCTGCCCCGCCTGGTGCGGCCCGAAGAAGGCCACAAACCGCCGGTGCCGCTGCAGCGTGCTCCAGAAGCCGCTCCCGGCTTCGGTGCAGCCTCCAGTGCCGCCGCTGCCAAGGCCCCGTCCGAAGCCCGCGCCATTGGCGCCCTCTACCCCTGCGCCCTCAGCGATGCCACTGAGCACTCCCTCTCGGAGCTCGCCCACGATCTGGTGAAGGCCTGGGGCGACCGCCAGCTCACGGTGCTCGAGTTAGAAGACAAGATTGCCCAGGCGGCCGAGAAAGCCCCCACCGACGACGCTCAGATCCAGGCGCTGCGCTCGCTGATTGCCCGCGTGAAGGCTGAATACGAGGCCGTTACTGGCACGGAAGATGAGCAGGTGCGAGAAGCAGGCGGCCTGCACGTGATCGGCACCGAGCGCCACGAATCCCGCCGCGTGGACAACCAGCTGCGCGGCCGGGCGGGCCGCCAGGGCGACCCCGGCTCCACTCGCTTCTTCCTTTCGTTGGAAGACAACCTGCTGCGCATCTTCGGGGGCGACCGTGTGGCGGGCCTGATGAATGCCTTCCGCGTGGAGGAAGACATGCCGATCGAATCCGGCATGCTCACCCGCTCGCTCGAGGGCGCCCAAAAGAAGGTGGAAACGTACTACTACGACATCCGCAAGCAGGTGTTCGAGTACGACGAGGTGATGAACAACCAGCGCAAGGCCGTGTATGCCGAGCGCCGGCGCGTGCTCGAAGGCCGCGAGCTCAAGCAGCAAGTGGTGGGCTACGGCGAGCGCACCATGACCGACATCGTGGAGGCGTACGTGAACCCCGATCTGCCACCCGAGGAGTGGGATCTCGATCGCCTCGTGAGCAAGGTGCAGGAGTTCGTGTATCTCCTGGAGGACCTCAAGCCCGATCAGCTGCGCGGCCTCTCGGTGGAGGAGCTCAAGGCCTTCCTGCAGGAGCAGCTGCGCAACGCCTACGACATCAAGGAGGGCCAGATCGAGCAGCAGCGCCCCGGCCTGATGCGCGAAGCCGAGCGCTTCTTCATCCTCCAGCAGATCGACACGCTCTGGCGTGAACACCTGCAGGCGATGGACGCCCTGCGCGAATCGGTGGGTCTGCGCGGCTACGGCCAGAAGGATCCGCTGATCGAATACAAGAACGAGGGTTACGACATGTTCCTCGAGATGATGACCCAGATGCGCCGCAACGTGATCTACTCGATGTTCATGTTCCAGCCGGCGGCGGCGCCGCAAGCTGCCTGA
- a CDS encoding GntR family transcriptional regulator, giving the protein MRFHIQQDSDIPASSQLYNQICFAIAARHFPPGHRLPSTRQLAMQTGLHRNTISKVYRQLENDGVVEAMAGSGIYVRDQQNPRDIKPAPGPRSRHLPDIDREVRQSVDGLLNAGCTLQQARDLFTREIDWRLRCGARVLVSTPREDIGASMLIAEELTPHLDVPVEVVPMEELESVLESSSNGTVVTSRYFLQPVEEIARRHSVRAVPVDLNDFRHELDLLKDLKAGSCVGLVSISPGILRAAEVILHSMRGSELLLMTATPDVSSRLLALLRASSHVLCDRPSLPLVEQNLRQNRAQLMRLPQVHCAQSYLGSATIDLLRKEIGLLAV; this is encoded by the coding sequence TTGCGGTTCCACATTCAGCAGGACAGCGACATCCCGGCGTCGAGCCAGCTGTACAACCAGATCTGCTTTGCGATTGCGGCTCGGCATTTTCCGCCCGGTCATCGCTTACCGAGCACGCGCCAGCTAGCGATGCAGACCGGCCTGCACCGCAACACGATCAGCAAGGTGTACCGCCAGCTGGAGAACGATGGCGTTGTGGAAGCCATGGCCGGCTCTGGCATCTATGTGCGCGACCAGCAGAACCCGCGCGACATCAAGCCCGCACCGGGTCCCCGTAGCCGCCATCTGCCGGATATCGACCGCGAGGTGCGCCAGAGCGTGGATGGTTTGCTCAATGCCGGCTGCACCCTGCAGCAGGCCCGCGATCTGTTCACCCGCGAGATCGACTGGCGCTTGCGCTGCGGCGCCCGGGTGCTGGTGAGTACCCCTCGGGAGGACATTGGCGCCTCGATGCTGATTGCTGAGGAGCTGACGCCCCACCTGGATGTTCCGGTGGAAGTGGTGCCGATGGAGGAGCTGGAAAGCGTTCTCGAAAGCTCTAGCAATGGCACGGTGGTGACCAGCCGCTACTTCCTGCAGCCGGTGGAGGAGATCGCCCGCCGCCACAGCGTGCGCGCCGTGCCGGTGGACCTCAACGACTTCCGCCACGAGCTCGACCTGCTCAAAGACCTCAAGGCCGGCAGCTGTGTGGGCCTTGTGAGCATCAGCCCGGGCATCCTGCGCGCAGCTGAGGTGATTTTGCACAGCATGCGCGGCAGTGAGCTCCTGCTGATGACGGCAACGCCCGATGTGAGTAGCCGCTTGTTGGCCTTGTTGCGGGCCTCGAGCCATGTGCTGTGCGATCGGCCGAGCTTGCCGCTGGTGGAGCAGAACCTGCGCCAGAACCGCGCCCAGCTGATGCGCCTGCCCCAGGTGCACTGTGCCCAAAGTTATTTGGGCAGTGCCACGATCGATCTGCTCCGCAAGGAGATCGGCCTGCTGGCGGTCTGA